The DNA sequence CCTGTGATGTGGGCAACGCCATGCAACAGCTGTTTTTTGATCAACGGCAATAAGGCGTTCACGTAGATTCTTGTAGGCGTCAATAAAACGTCGCCCAATTCTTGGTCTTCGATTCCTTCCACTTTATCGGCCAATTTGTAGTCATTGTCCTTGAAGAAGATTTTGCGCACCAAGGAGTAGCCGTTCGAATGGATGCCTGATGAAGGCAATCCAACCAAGACATCCCCTTCTTTGATCAAAGCAGGTGTCAACAAAGCATCTTTTTCCGCAATCCCTACCGTAAATCCAGCCAGATCGAAATCTTCCGGATCGTACATATCAGGCATTTCAGCTGTTTCTCCGCCGATCAGGGCAGCACCGGCCTGGACGCAGCCTTCAGCTACGCCAGCAACGATCTGCTCCAGTTTTTCCGGACGGTTTTTTCCGACAGCTACATAATCCAAGAAATAAAGAGGTTCTGCGCCTTGCGCTACGACATCGTTGACGCACATTGCGACACAATCGATCCCGATCGTATCGAATTTTCCGGCTTCGATGGCCAGCATCAGCTTCGTACCGACACCGTCCGTACCCGATACAAGCACAGGTTTTTTATAGTTCAATTCTGAAAGGTCAAAGTTCCCGCCGAATCCGCCGACTTCGCCAAAAACGCCTGGACGTTTCGTGCGGTCGATGTGTTTCTTGATGCGGCTTACTGTTTCATAACCGGCTGTGACATCCACACCCGCTTTTGCATATGCGTTTTCCATCAAACTTGTCCTCCCTTTAGATTCTCTTTTTGGATAGCTGTCATATTGTTCACGTAATCCGCTTCATAGTCATAAAGCCCAGTCGGGTAGTCCCCGTTGAAGCTGTCCATGCATAAGCCTGAATACGGCATATCAAATTTCAAACCGATTGAATCGATCAGTCCCTCTTGGCTAAGGAAAGCCAGGCTGTCCGCACCGATATATGCGCAGATTTCATCGACTGTCATTTTGGCGGCGATCAGTTCGGCTGACTTGCTGATGTCGATGCCGTAAAAACTCGGGTAGATCAAAGGCGGGGAAGAGATGCGGACATGCACTTCTTTCGCTCCCGCTTCTTTCAATAAAGTCACGATGCGTTTGCTGGTCGTCCCGCGCACGATCGAATCATCCACCATGACGACGCTCTTGCCTTGGACAACCCCTTTGACGGCGGACAACTTCATTTTTACGCCCAATTCGCGCAGTTCTTGCGTCGGTTGGATGAATGTACGTCCGACATATTGGTTCTTGATCAGTCCCATTTCGTAAGGCGTTCCGCTCTCTTCCGCGAAGCCGCTCGCCGCGGACAAGGAAGAATTGGGCACACCGATGACGATATCGGCAGTCACTGCAGGTGCTTCGATGGCCAAACGTGTTCCCATGCGTTTGCGCGCTGTATGCACGTTCACGCCGGCAATATTGGAATCCGGACGCGCGAAGTAGATATACTCCATCGCAGCGATGGAAATGGTTGTATCGTCGGTATATTTTTCGATCGTCAAGCCGTTGTCGTCAATGATCGCCAGTTCGCCGGCGTTGACGTTGCGGACAAAGTCAGCGCCGATCGTATCGATGGCACACGTTTCGCTGGCCATCACATACGCGCCATTCGGCAATTGGCCGATGACAAGCGGACGGAATGAATTCGGATCGACAGCACCGAACATTTTTTCTTCAGTCAAAAGGATATAGGTGAAGCCGCCTTTGACCTGATTCAAGCTCTCTTTGATCTTTTCGATCAAGCTGTCTTTCTGGCTGCGTCTGATCAGATGCATCAGAACTTCCGTATCCGAAGTCGAATGGAAGATGGCGCCATTTTCCTCAAGATTGCGGCGCAATGTTTTGGCGTTCACCAAGTTGCCGTTGTGGCAAATGGCGATATCCATATCATAGAAATGGTACAAAAACGGCTGCACATTCTCGATGCTGTTCTGGCCGGAAGTAGAGTAACGCACATGGCCGATGGCACGGTTACCGGTCAGTCTTTGCAGATCATTTCCGTCCTTGAAGACTTCGCTGATCAGACCCAGATTGCGGTGAACCAACAGTTTTCCTTCATCACATGAAACTATCCCTGCACCCTCTTGTCCGCGGTGCTGCAAGCTGTGCAAACCGAAGTAAGTCAACTGGCTGGCATTGTCGTCTCCCCAAATGCCGAATACGCCACATTCTTCGTTTAAGCTTTTTGTTTCAGCAAGCATGGAATAGCCTCCTCCCATTTCGTTTGTACTTCTTTCACGTCCAAAGTGATTGTTTCGTTCGCGGCAGCGATTTTCGCTGTTGCATCTTCTGTTACGGTACCGATTTGTGCAGCTGCTGATCCGAAGATCGCTTCCACAGCGTCAACATTTTCAGGTTTCACGGTCAGGATGAAGCGTGATTGCGTTTCGCTGAACAACAATGTTTTATCCATGTCAACCGTTACGTCGAAGCCTAAGCCAGTGTCAAAGACGCTCTCCATCAAGCCGACAGCCAAACCGCCTTCAGACAGGTCATGCGCGCTTTCAATCAAGCCGGCTTTGATTGCTTTCAGGACATTCGCTTGGTTTTCTTTTTCGACAGCCAAGTCAAAGTCCATCAGTTTGCCTTCGATTTTGCCCAATTCCATTTTTTGCAGTTCGGAACCGTTGAAATCAGCTTTGGTTTCGCCGATCAGAATAATGCGGTCGCCTGCAGCTTTGAAAGCTTGCGTAGTGATGTGTGCAAGATCCTCGATCAAGCCGACCATACCGATCATCGGTGTCGGATAAACGGCCACGCCGTCAGTTTCATTGTAAAGGGACACGTTCCCTGAGATGACAGGCGTATCCAATTGACGGCAAGCTTCGGAGATGCCGTCCGCGGAAGTGCTCAATTCCCAGAAAATTTCTGGCTTATCAGGATTTCCGTAGTTCAAGCAGTCCGTGATCGCCAATGGTTTTCCGCCGCTGGCAACGATATTGCGGGCAGCTTCAGCGACAGCGATCTGTCCGCCGATTTCCGGATTCAAATACAGGTAACGGCCGTTGCAGTCCGTTGTCATTGCGATCGCTTTTTTGGTGCCGCGGACGCGGACAACTGCAGCATCGCTTCCTGGTCCTACGACCGTGCTGGTGCGGACCATGGAATCATATGTGTTATAGACGCTCTTCTTGGAAGCCAACGTCGCTTGTTGCAATAAAGCCACTAATGTATCCTGTGCTGATGTGAAGACTGGTTTGTAGTCTTCCATAGCTGCGAATGCAGCGATGCGGGCAGGAACTGCAGTCGGTTTGTAGTAGACCGGTGCATCTTCAGCCAAAGCATCAACCGGAAGTTCAGCCACCACTTTGCCTGCATGGGATAGACGGTACATGCCATCATCGGTAACTTCACCGATCACGACTGCATCCAATTCATATTTTTTGAACAGGTCGACGATGCGTTGCTCTTCGCCCTTCTTGATGCACAACAGCATACGCTCCTGCGATTCGGAAAGCATCATTTCGTAAGGTGTCATTTCTGTTTCGCGCTGCGGAACGTCATCAAGGTTCAACAGCAAGCCGCTGCCTGCTTTTGAAGCCATTTCCGAGCTGGAAGAGACCAGACCGGCAGCACCCATGTCCTGGATACCGATCAAAGCGTCGGAGTAGTCATAAATGCATTCCAAACAAGCTTCCATCAATAATTTTTCCATGAACGGATCGCCTACTTGGACAGCAGAACGTTGTGCTTCTTCCTCTTCCTTGAATTCTTCGGAAGCGAAAGTGGCGCCATGGATACCATCGCGGCCGGTTTTTGCACCCACGTACATGATTGAGTTGCCGACTCCGGCAGCTTGGCCTTTTTGCATATCTTTTTGATCGATCAAGCCGACGCACATTGCGTTGACTAACGGATTGCCTCTGTAGCAAGGGTCGAAGACCGTTTCGCCGCCGACAGTCGGGATGCCGATACAGTTGCCGTAACCGCTGATGCCGGCAACGACTTCTTCGAAGATGTGTTTCGTGCGCTCATTGTCCAATTCGCCGAAACGCAAAGAGTCCAGGATCGCAATCGGGCGTGCGCCCATGCTGAAGATGTCACGGATGATTCCGCCGACACCGGTAGCTGCGCCTTCATAAGGCTCGACAGCTGATGGGTGGTTGTGGCTTTCCGCTTTGAAAACGACAGCCTGGCCGTCGCCGATGTCCACGATACCAGCGCCTTCACCAGGTCCTTGCAACACTTGCGGGCCGGTAGTAGGGAATTTTCTCAGGACTGGTTTTGAGTTTTTATAAGAACAGTGTTCGCTCCACATAACGGCAAACAGGCCAGTTTCAGTATAGTTCGGCAAACGATGCAAAATTTTATCGCAGATTGTGCCGTACTCTTCGTCTGTCAGACCCCATTCACGATAAATTTTGGACTCTTTTACTTGTTCTGGCGTTGGTTCTAAAAATGCCATTATTTGTTCAGCTCCTTCTTATAATTTTCAACCATGGATTGGAACAGGCGCAGACCGTCAGCTGATCCCAATAAAGCTTCGACAGCACGCTCCGGGTGAGGCATCATGCCGAGGACATTGCCTTTTTTGTTGATGATGCCGGCGATGTCTTCGATGCTGCCGTTCGGATTGCCGTTTGCATAAGTGAATACGATTTGATTGTTGGCTTTCAGGTCAGCCAAAGTCTCTGCATCGCAGAAATAGTTTCCTTCACCATGCGCGATCGGAACAGAGATGATTTCGCCTTCTTTATAGAGGGAAGTGAATTGCGTATCGGCATTCACGACTTTGAGATCCTGCGGTTTGCAGACGAACTTCAAAGTATCATTGCGGCGCAAAGCACCAGGCAATAAGCCGGCTTCAGCCAAAATCTGGAATCCATTACAAGTGCCGAATACAGGTTTGCCTTCTTCAGCGAAACGGACAACTTCGCTCATGATGTTCGCAAAGCGGGCAATCGCACCTGTACGCAAGTAATCGCCATATGTGAATCCGCCGGGCAATAGGACAGCATCGAAACCTTCAAGACTTGTTTCATAATGTTGCACATACTCTGCATCTTCTCCAAGAATATCTTTAATGGCTGCATACATATCTAAATCACAGTTAGATCCAGGAAAAACGATGACAGCGAATTTCATTAAGCTTCAACCTCCTGGATTTCATAACGGTAAGTTTCCATAACCACGTTCGCCAGCAACTTGTCGCAGATCTCTTCGATGACTTGTTCAACGTTCTCTTCATCTTTGGAGACTTGAATTTCGAAATATTTTCCGATGCGGATATCTTCGATCGTCGGGTAGCCCATACGGTGGACGGCACCCTTCACGGCTTCCCCTTGCGGATCCAATACTGAGTCTTTATACGTTACATACACGGTTACTTTATACATGTCCAAATTCCTCGCTTTTGTTTTTTTATTTTTGTTTTTTTAGTTGGTTTTATTCCGGTTGGCTTACATTTTGTTCAGGCGGTCCAGCACTTCCACGTAGACCGGGATCAGATCCCCCAGGTCGCGGCGATAGATGTCTTTGTCCAAGTGTTCGTTCGTTTCGATATCCCAAAGGCGGCAAGTATCCGGTGAAATTTCATCAGCCAGGATGATTTCACCCTCAGCAGTCTTGCCGAATTCGATTTTGAAATCAATCAGGCGGATGCCGATTGCCTTGAACATCTCGATCAAGGCTGCATTGATCTTCAGCGCTTGCTTCTTGATTTCCGCAACTTCTTCATCTGTTGCTGCTCCCAGCACCTGCACATGGGCATCATTGATGAAAGGATCATTGAGCGCATCGTCTTTGTAGTAGAACTCCAAAACAGGGAAAGGCAAGTCGACGCCTTCCTCCATGCCGAAACGTTTCGCGAAACTTCCCGCTGATACATTACGGACAACCACTTCCAATGGGAACATATTGACTCTTTTTACTAATTGTTCGGTTTCTGACAGTTCTTGGATATAATGGCTCGCAATTCCCTTTTCAGCCAGATATTCGAAGATGCGGCCGGTGATCTGGTTGTTGAGTCTGCCTTTGCCCTCGATAGTGTCCTTCTTTACGCCGTTCAATGCGGTAGCCTGATTTAGGTATTCTGCCCAAAGGACATTCTCCTGATCTGTAGCGTACATCTTTTTAGCTTTCCCAGTATAAAGCAATTCTTTTCTTTCCATCGTCCCCGTCCCTTTCTAAATCCGAACATTAATTTGTATAAACACCTGATTCATTCGTTTATATTGTATCATCTGCCACCCGCTTGTCAATGAAATTTTCATGAAAATTGAAATAAATCCCGGTTTTTCTTCAATGATTTCAAGGCATCCAGTGAACAGAAAAAGGCCGGAACCGTAGTCCCAGCCTTTCCATCAGTCGCCTAAACCAAGTCTTTCGAATACTTCGTCGACATGACTCAAGTGATAGTTATAGTTGAAGGCATCAGCGATGTCTTCTTTCGTTAATTTTGCCATAATGGCTTCGTCCGCTTCCACCAATGGGCGGAAATCGGTCTGATTATCCCATGAAAGGGCAGTCTTCGGCTGTACCAAGTCATAAGCTTCTTCACGGCTCATGCCTTTATCGATCAATTTCAACAGCACGCGTTGGCTGTAGATCAATCCGAAAGTCGCATTCATGTTGCGGAGCATATTCTCAGGGAACACGGTCAAGTTCTTGATGATGTTCGCAAAACGATTCAACTGATAGTTCAACAATGTCGTTGCGTCCGGAAGGATGATGCGTTCCGCTGAAGAATGGGAAATATCGCGTTCATGCCATAAGCCTACATTCTCGTATGCAGTGACCATGTAGCCACGGATGACGCGGGCAAGACCTACCATATTTTCAGAACCGATCGGGTTGCGTTTGTGCGGCATAGCGGAAGAACCTTTTTGCCCTTTCGCGAAGAATTCTTCCACTTCACGGGTTTCCGATTTCTGCAATCCGCGGATTTCTGTTGCGAAGCGCTCGATGCTTGTCGCAATCAAAGCGATCGTTGCCATGTACTCGGCATGCAGATCGCGCGGCAGCACCTGCGTCGAAATTTCTTGCGGTCTTGTGCCTAATTTTTCGCAGACGTACTCCTCCACGAATGGCGGGATGTTCGCGAAAGTTCCAACAGCCCCACTGATTTTCCCTGCTTCAACGCCTTTAGCTGCATGTTCAAAACGCTCGATGTTGCGTTTCATTTCCGAATACATGGTAGCCAGTTTCAATCCGAATGTCGTAGGTTCCGCATGTACACCGTGCGTACGGCCCATGCAGACAGTCTTTTTGTGTTCTTTCGCTTTGTTGCCGATGATTTCCAGCATGTTCTGCAGATCCTTGCGCAGGATATCATTGGCTTGCTTCAACTGGTAACCGTAGGCAGTATCGACCACATCGGTACTCGTCAGGCCATAGTGGACCCATTTTCTTTCTTCTCCCAGGGATTCGGAAACGGCGCGTGTGAACGCCACTACGTCATGTCTGGTCTCTTTTTCGATTTCAAGGATACGGTCGATGTCAAAAGTTGCATTCGCGCGGATTTTAGCCACGTCTTCTGCAGGGATTTCGCCTAAGGCAGCCCAAGCTTCATCAGCCAGGATCTCGACCTCCAGCCAGCATTTGTAACGATTGTACTCGGACCAAACCTCGGCCATCTCAGGGCGTGTATAACGTGTAATCATTTTAAATTGTTCCTCCGTTCCAGATTCGGGTGTTGTCTATTTCTTTTAAGGTTGCTTCTTGATCATCCGTCAAAATGGTGATATGTCCCATTTTTCTGTCTGTGCGTGATTCCGCTTTGCCGTAGTAATGGAAAAACCAATCCGCTTTTTCTTCCCGCAATGCGATTGTGCCTTCCATATGCTGTCCCAGGATGTTGACCATGATGGCAGGCGACAATTGCCGCGCTGTCGGCATCGGCAATCCGGCGACTGCTTGGATGTGGGCATCAAATTGGGAAACGTTCATTGCTTCGATTGTGTAATGGCCCGAATTATGCGGACGCGGCGCCAACTCGTTGATGAAGATCGCGTCATCCGCAGCCAGGAACATTTCGATGCCCAGCGTACCAACCAACTGAAGCGCATCGGCAATCTGGTGGGCCGCTTTGTTTGCTTTTTCGGCTACCGCAGCTGTGACGCGGGCCGGCACGATCGATTCGTGCAGAATATTATTGATGTGGATATTTTCGGAAACCGGGAATACCGTAGCTTCGCCTTTTTGATTGCGTACGATCATGACCGAAAGTTCTTTGGTGAAAGGAACCCACGCCTCCAAAACGCAAATGCTGTCCGCCGCCAACTTCATGGCTTCCTCTTTGTCCGCTTCCGTTTTCAGGACAACCTGTCCCTTACCATCATACCCGAAACGGGTCGTTTTTAAAACACTCGGATAGCCGATCTTGCCGATGGCCGCATCCAGTTGTTCCGCATTTTCAACTACCGCGAATTGCGCTATCGATACCCCAGCGGATTGAAGGAATTCCTTCTCCTTGATGCGGTCCTGCGTAATCGTCAAAATTTCGCTGCCTTGCGGAATGCTGGACAGTGTTTCCACTTCCTGCAGGGCTGCCGCATCGATGTTCTCAAATTCGAATGTCACGACATCGGATTTTTCGGCCAATTCGCGCAGCGCCACCGCATCAGCGTATGCCGCTTGGATGTGCCAATCCGCTACTTGAGCTGCCGGGCAATTTTCGCCCGGATCCAAAATTCCGACGGTGAATCCCATCCTCTTCGCGGACTGTGCCAGCATGCGCCCTAATTGTCCCCCGCCGATGATGCCGATCACGTCATTTGGTTTCAGTATTTTATACAAGGTCTTCACTGCTTTCCAAAACTTTTTGTTTTAATTCTTCCCGTCTCTTTTCCAATCGATCGGCCAAATCCTGATTTTCGATCGAAAGGATCTGTACGGCCAGCAGACCGGCATTGATTGCCCCTGCTTTGCCGATGGCTACCGTCGCAACCGGAACGCCGCCTGGCATTTGGACGATGGACAACAAAGAGTCCATTCCGCTCAATGCGCGCGATTGGACCGGAACACCGATGACCGGAAGCGTCGTTTTCGCGGCGATCATACCCGGAAGGTGCGCCGCTCCGCCTGCGCCGGCAATGATGACTTTCGTTCCTGCAGCCCGTGCTTGTTCAGCAAAGGCGAACATCAGATCCGGTGTCCGGTGAGCCGAAACGACTTTCTTTTCATAAGCGATACCGAATTCATCCAGTATCAAGCAAGCTTCTTTCATAGTTTCCCAGTCAGAAGTACTACCCATTACGACAGAAACAACCGTATTCATCCATTTTTCCCCCATTATCAATTTTTCACTTTTAATATAGCATATCATCCCTCATTATTCCAAACGTTTTTGGGAACGAGCGTCGTTTTCGTTCGGAAATAATCTATTTTGATTCCAATCCGGAGAACTGATGCCCGCATTTTGCATTAAAAAACACCTATTTTTTTATTCAAAAACCAACTCTTTTTCAGCATAAATGGCAATAACATGATAAAATAACGATATACAAACCCTTCCAAACTAAAAAATTACTGATTTCCTTTTTATTTCTCTTTTTATCCTATAGAATAAAATGAAATAATATTATTAACCATGATTTTTTCAACTTATTTATTTTATTTCCAACAAAACCATCTGCTCACAGGAGGAACGATGATCATGAATAAATTCTTTGATATCTATATGGATCTGAGAAAAAAAATTGAACACGCAGAATTTGAGACTGGATCTCTGTTGCCCAGCGAAAAGACCCTTTCGGACCATTATCATGTTTCACGGGAAACAATCAGAAAGGCTTTGGCGCTGTTGTTGGAAGGTGGCTATATCCAGAAGAAGCAAGGTAAAGGTTCCATCGTACTGGACATCAGACGGTTCAATTTCCCCGTTTCCGGTCTGATCAGTTTCAAAGAGCTGCAGGATTCCCAACAAATCCCGAATGAAACGATCGTCATCAAAAATAAGCTCGAGACCATTCCGGACTTCCTTGCCGAAGATCTGAAAGTGGATCCC is a window from the uncultured Trichococcus sp. genome containing:
- the purM gene encoding phosphoribosylformylglycinamidine cyclo-ligase, with the translated sequence MENAYAKAGVDVTAGYETVSRIKKHIDRTKRPGVFGEVGGFGGNFDLSELNYKKPVLVSGTDGVGTKLMLAIEAGKFDTIGIDCVAMCVNDVVAQGAEPLYFLDYVAVGKNRPEKLEQIVAGVAEGCVQAGAALIGGETAEMPDMYDPEDFDLAGFTVGIAEKDALLTPALIKEGDVLVGLPSSGIHSNGYSLVRKIFFKDNDYKLADKVEGIEDQELGDVLLTPTRIYVNALLPLIKKQLLHGVAHITGGGFVENVPRMLPENVQAEIQLGSWPVLPIFQVMEKIGNIPALEMYEIFNMGIGMVLAVAPENLTEVLGVLTENDEKAYVIGSVAAKTSEKEVILKEAQA
- the purF gene encoding amidophosphoribosyltransferase, encoding MLAETKSLNEECGVFGIWGDDNASQLTYFGLHSLQHRGQEGAGIVSCDEGKLLVHRNLGLISEVFKDGNDLQRLTGNRAIGHVRYSTSGQNSIENVQPFLYHFYDMDIAICHNGNLVNAKTLRRNLEENGAIFHSTSDTEVLMHLIRRSQKDSLIEKIKESLNQVKGGFTYILLTEEKMFGAVDPNSFRPLVIGQLPNGAYVMASETCAIDTIGADFVRNVNAGELAIIDDNGLTIEKYTDDTTISIAAMEYIYFARPDSNIAGVNVHTARKRMGTRLAIEAPAVTADIVIGVPNSSLSAASGFAEESGTPYEMGLIKNQYVGRTFIQPTQELRELGVKMKLSAVKGVVQGKSVVMVDDSIVRGTTSKRIVTLLKEAGAKEVHVRISSPPLIYPSFYGIDISKSAELIAAKMTVDEICAYIGADSLAFLSQEGLIDSIGLKFDMPYSGLCMDSFNGDYPTGLYDYEADYVNNMTAIQKENLKGGQV
- the purL gene encoding phosphoribosylformylglycinamidine synthase subunit PurL; the protein is MAFLEPTPEQVKESKIYREWGLTDEEYGTICDKILHRLPNYTETGLFAVMWSEHCSYKNSKPVLRKFPTTGPQVLQGPGEGAGIVDIGDGQAVVFKAESHNHPSAVEPYEGAATGVGGIIRDIFSMGARPIAILDSLRFGELDNERTKHIFEEVVAGISGYGNCIGIPTVGGETVFDPCYRGNPLVNAMCVGLIDQKDMQKGQAAGVGNSIMYVGAKTGRDGIHGATFASEEFKEEEEAQRSAVQVGDPFMEKLLMEACLECIYDYSDALIGIQDMGAAGLVSSSSEMASKAGSGLLLNLDDVPQRETEMTPYEMMLSESQERMLLCIKKGEEQRIVDLFKKYELDAVVIGEVTDDGMYRLSHAGKVVAELPVDALAEDAPVYYKPTAVPARIAAFAAMEDYKPVFTSAQDTLVALLQQATLASKKSVYNTYDSMVRTSTVVGPGSDAAVVRVRGTKKAIAMTTDCNGRYLYLNPEIGGQIAVAEAARNIVASGGKPLAITDCLNYGNPDKPEIFWELSTSADGISEACRQLDTPVISGNVSLYNETDGVAVYPTPMIGMVGLIEDLAHITTQAFKAAGDRIILIGETKADFNGSELQKMELGKIEGKLMDFDLAVEKENQANVLKAIKAGLIESAHDLSEGGLAVGLMESVFDTGLGFDVTVDMDKTLLFSETQSRFILTVKPENVDAVEAIFGSAAAQIGTVTEDATAKIAAANETITLDVKEVQTKWEEAIPCLLKQKA
- the purQ gene encoding phosphoribosylformylglycinamidine synthase subunit PurQ yields the protein MKFAVIVFPGSNCDLDMYAAIKDILGEDAEYVQHYETSLEGFDAVLLPGGFTYGDYLRTGAIARFANIMSEVVRFAEEGKPVFGTCNGFQILAEAGLLPGALRRNDTLKFVCKPQDLKVVNADTQFTSLYKEGEIISVPIAHGEGNYFCDAETLADLKANNQIVFTYANGNPNGSIEDIAGIINKKGNVLGMMPHPERAVEALLGSADGLRLFQSMVENYKKELNK
- the purS gene encoding phosphoribosylformylglycinamidine synthase subunit PurS, coding for MYKVTVYVTYKDSVLDPQGEAVKGAVHRMGYPTIEDIRIGKYFEIQVSKDEENVEQVIEEICDKLLANVVMETYRYEIQEVEA
- the purC gene encoding phosphoribosylaminoimidazolesuccinocarboxamide synthase → MERKELLYTGKAKKMYATDQENVLWAEYLNQATALNGVKKDTIEGKGRLNNQITGRIFEYLAEKGIASHYIQELSETEQLVKRVNMFPLEVVVRNVSAGSFAKRFGMEEGVDLPFPVLEFYYKDDALNDPFINDAHVQVLGAATDEEVAEIKKQALKINAALIEMFKAIGIRLIDFKIEFGKTAEGEIILADEISPDTCRLWDIETNEHLDKDIYRRDLGDLIPVYVEVLDRLNKM
- the purB gene encoding adenylosuccinate lyase, with protein sequence MITRYTRPEMAEVWSEYNRYKCWLEVEILADEAWAALGEIPAEDVAKIRANATFDIDRILEIEKETRHDVVAFTRAVSESLGEERKWVHYGLTSTDVVDTAYGYQLKQANDILRKDLQNMLEIIGNKAKEHKKTVCMGRTHGVHAEPTTFGLKLATMYSEMKRNIERFEHAAKGVEAGKISGAVGTFANIPPFVEEYVCEKLGTRPQEISTQVLPRDLHAEYMATIALIATSIERFATEIRGLQKSETREVEEFFAKGQKGSSAMPHKRNPIGSENMVGLARVIRGYMVTAYENVGLWHERDISHSSAERIILPDATTLLNYQLNRFANIIKNLTVFPENMLRNMNATFGLIYSQRVLLKLIDKGMSREEAYDLVQPKTALSWDNQTDFRPLVEADEAIMAKLTKEDIADAFNYNYHLSHVDEVFERLGLGD
- the purK gene encoding 5-(carboxyamino)imidazole ribonucleotide synthase; translation: MKTLYKILKPNDVIGIIGGGQLGRMLAQSAKRMGFTVGILDPGENCPAAQVADWHIQAAYADAVALRELAEKSDVVTFEFENIDAAALQEVETLSSIPQGSEILTITQDRIKEKEFLQSAGVSIAQFAVVENAEQLDAAIGKIGYPSVLKTTRFGYDGKGQVVLKTEADKEEAMKLAADSICVLEAWVPFTKELSVMIVRNQKGEATVFPVSENIHINNILHESIVPARVTAAVAEKANKAAHQIADALQLVGTLGIEMFLAADDAIFINELAPRPHNSGHYTIEAMNVSQFDAHIQAVAGLPMPTARQLSPAIMVNILGQHMEGTIALREEKADWFFHYYGKAESRTDRKMGHITILTDDQEATLKEIDNTRIWNGGTI
- the purE gene encoding 5-(carboxyamino)imidazole ribonucleotide mutase, giving the protein MNTVVSVVMGSTSDWETMKEACLILDEFGIAYEKKVVSAHRTPDLMFAFAEQARAAGTKVIIAGAGGAAHLPGMIAAKTTLPVIGVPVQSRALSGMDSLLSIVQMPGGVPVATVAIGKAGAINAGLLAVQILSIENQDLADRLEKRREELKQKVLESSEDLV